One window of the Babesia microti strain RI chromosome IV, complete genome genome contains the following:
- a CDS encoding dynein light chain 1, axonemal (overlaps_old_locusTagID:BBM_III09370): protein MTRVYSIGDRILNSDKRCFGTVRWIGKLNVEQIKIILEKSVNNPPFRGHFQENLEDDTEMAEAEIDSIDPGENYLGIEWDDDLQGFCNGEIGEDKLFDPIYSMLRNHYRKMYSEPRPAKLLSCSFLTPYSVYTEEKTFAQAVFERYVDDFNDDNEDHSNSIEFVGREQAVNYFRDLNNLRIISVNKYNISSIGKLDYISLPKLNCIQLIDNLFSCWTEISKIAKFSPKLSNLDMSGNKMSLFTFKPEECEIFSSLKILYLNRSFVQFNEFATLCGYGMFPKLEVIQMCNNYISTLIIDNYDNLPDLKVINLSDNYISDIEGVFKLIHNVASLKKLLISGNKLSTIGNVKRLEKYQVEHLEELYIENNLINDWDMIVYFSKRFINLKCLRINGNNLKSTTENLKNECRNILVSLFPKLENLEGSNISNIDRTNAERYFISMANSGNNSYTMVQNLDPNILDRLEQIHGKRECVDGDSFLKKNFVELILVPDGELCDFSKGITKRSFPNDAKVKDLKIVCSKLFGVQYSMVKLTYNDGKMPISLELDDDFARIDQHGIWNGYIIRVQHPIQL, encoded by the exons ATGACGAGGGTGTACTCTATTGGCGATAGGATTTTAAATTCGGATAAAAGATGTTTTGGGACTGTTAGATGGATAGGAAAATTAAATGTcgaacaaattaaaattattttggagAAATCCGTAAACAACCCCCCCTTTAGAGGTCATTTCCAGGAAAATCTGGAGGATGACACAGAGATGGCTGAGGCTGAGATAGATTCTATAGATCCCGGGGAGAATTATTTAGGAATTGAATGGGATGATGATTTGCAGGGGTTTTGCAATGGTGAAATTGGCgaagataaattatttgaccCTATTTACTCTATGCTACGGAATCATTATAGGAAGATGTACTCTGAACCACGCCCTGCTAAATTATTGTCATGTTCATTTCTAACTCCATATAGTGTATATACCGAGGAAAAAACATTCGCCCAGGCAGTTTTTGAGCGATATGTTGATGATTTTAACGATGACAACGAAGATCATTCGAATAGTATAGAGTTTGTTGGTAGAGAACAAgctgtaaattattttagagatttaaacaatttgagaATAATAAGCGTAAATAAGTACAACATTTCATCTATTGGAAAACTTGATTATATTAGTTTGCCCAAGTTAAACTGTATTCAGCtgattgataatttgttttcATGTTGGACTGAGATAAGTAAGATAGCAAAATTCTCACCTAAATTGAGTAATTTGGATATGAGTGGGAATAAGATGTCACTATTCACTTTCAAACCAGAAGAATGTGAAATATTCTCATCCCTGAagattttatatttaaatagaagttttgtacaatttaaCGAATTCGCTACTCTATGTGGATATGGAATGTTTCCTAAATTAGAAGTAATTCAGATGTGCAACAATTACATTTCAACATTAATAATAGATAATTATGATAATCTTCCGGATTTGAAggttataaatttatcagaCAACTACATCTCAGATATAGAAGGCGTGTTCAAACTTATTCACAACGTTGCCAGTCTTaagaaattattaataagtgggaacaaattatctacCATTGGTAATGTAAAACGGCTTGAAAAGTATCAAG TGGAACACCTTGAAgaattgtatattgaaaataatttaattaatgattGGGATATGATCgtatatttttcaaagaGATTCATAAACTTGAAGTGTTTAAGAATAAACGggaataatttaaaaagtACGACTGAGAATTTGAAGAATGAATGCAGAAATATTTTGGTTTCTTTGTTCCctaaattggaaaatttggAGGGCTCtaatatatctaatatCGATAGAACTAATGCAGAACGTTATTTCATATCAATGGCAAATTCAGgaaataattcatatacaatggttcaaaatttggatccaaatattttagatAGGCTTGAACAGATTCATGGAAAGAGGGAATGCGTAGATGGAGATTCATTTTTGaagaaaaattttgtagaaCTCATTCTAGTTCCAGATGGTGAACTGTGTGATTTTTCAAAGGGAATTACTAAAAGATCATTTCCAAATGATGCAAAGGTTAAGGATCTCAAGATTGTCTGTTCTAAACTGTTCGGTGTACAATACTCTATGGTCAAATTAACCTACAATGATGGG AAAATGCCCATATCTCTGGAACTAGATGATGACTTTGCTCGGATTGATCAGCATGGAATCTGGAATGGCTATATAATACGTGTTCAACACCCCATTCAACTATGA